One Peromyscus maniculatus bairdii isolate BWxNUB_F1_BW_parent chromosome 14, HU_Pman_BW_mat_3.1, whole genome shotgun sequence genomic window carries:
- the Slc25a47 gene encoding solute carrier family 25 member 47 translates to MDFVAGAIGGVCGVAVGYPLDTVKVRIQTEAKYTSIWHCIRDTYRQERVWGFYRGLSLPVCTVSLVSSVSFGTYHHCLAHICRFRYGSTDAKPTKADITLSGCASGLVRVFLTSPTEVAKVRLQTQAQAQPQQRRPSASWTSAAAPALCPAPTACLEPRPKYRGPLHCLATVAREEGLPGLYKGSSALLLREGHSFATYFLSYAMLCEWLTPAGRSQPDVLGVLVAGGCAGVLAWAVATPMDVIKSRLQADGQGQRRYRGLLHCVVTSVREEGPRVLFKGLALNCCRAFPVNMVVFVAYEAVLRLTQRLFT, encoded by the exons ATGGATTTTGTTGCTGGGGCCATTGGAG GAGTCTGCGGAGTTGCTGTGGGCTACCCTCTGGACACAGTGAAG GTGAGGATCCAGACTGAGGCCAAGTACACAAGCATCTGGCACTGCATCCGGGACACGTATCGTCAAGAGCGG GTGTGGGGCTTCTACCGGGGCCTCTCACTGCCTGTGTGCACGGTGTCCCTGGTGTCATCCGTATCCTTTGGCacctaccaccactgcctggctcacatCTGCCGCTTCCGGTACGGCAGCACTGACGCCAAACCCACCAAGGCTGATATCACACTCTCAGGATGCGCCTCTGGCCTTGTGCGG GTGTTCTTGACATCACCCACTGAGGTGGCCAAGGTCCGCCTGCAGACACAGGCCCAAGCGCAGCCACAGCAGCGGCGGCCCTCAGCCTCCTGGACGTCAGCAGCGGCTCCTGCTTTGTGTCCCGCACCCACTGCGTGTCTGGAGCCCAGGCCCAAGTACCGTGGGCCACTGCACTGTTTAGCCACAGTGGCCCGTGAGGAGGGGCTTCCGGGACTCTACAAGGGCAGCTCAGCTCTGCTCCTTCGTGAAGGTCACTCCTTTGCCACCTACTTTCTCTCCTATGCCATGCTCTGTGAGTGGCTCACCCCTGCTGGCCGTAGCCAGCCAG ATGTCCTAGGTGTGCTGGTGGCTGGAGGCTGTGCTGGGGTCCTGGCCTGGGCCGTGGCCACCCCCATGGATGTGATCAAGTCACGCCTGCAGGCGGATGGGCAGGGCCAGCGGCGCTACCGGGGCCTCCTGCACTGTGTGGTGACCAGCGTGCGGGAGGAGGGCCCCAGGGTGCTCTTCAAAGGGCTGGCGCTCAACTGCTGCCGCGCCTTTCCTGTCAACATGGTGGTGTTTGTGGCCTATGAGGCTGTGCTGCGGCTCACTCAGAGATTGTTCACATAG